From Chloracidobacterium thermophilum B:
AACCCCAGCCCGTAAGCCACCGGCGCGGTGACACCCAGGTGCTTCAGTCCAGCAGCGAGGTCATCGTAAAACACCAGCGCCAGCGCCAATCCCGCGAGAAAAGCCACGCTGGAAATGACCGTTTTCGCCAGCCCCCGGACGGCACCGCTCACGGCCGAAAACGCCACAACCACCAGCGCCAGCCAATCAAATGCTGTCACGCGCAACCTCCACGTGGAAACGCTCGCTGCTCAAACACACCACACCTCTGCTTCCGCCCGCCGGGGCCCATCAGAAGGGGCACATCAGAACAGGACATCGAGCGCCTCCAGAACCGACCGGACGCCAATGACCTCCAATCCGTCCGGCCATTCCAGACCTGGCACATTTCCCGCCGGCATCACCACCCGCGCAAAGCCCATGGCGGCGACTTCCCGGAGCCGCATAGCCGGCTGGCTGGTGGCACGCACCTCACCCGCCAGGCCGACTTCCCCAAAGACGACCGTCGTCGGATCAACCGCCGTGTTCCGAAAGCTGGACGCCAGGGCCGCCACGATGCCCAGGTCCGCCGCCGGCTCGGCCAGCGTCAATCCGCCAGCCACGTTGACAAACACATCATCACCCAGCATGTGCAGCCCGGCCCGTTTTTCGAGCATGGCAATGAGCAACGCCACGCGGTTGGGTTCGACGCCTTCGACCGTCCGCCGCCCTGTCCCGTATTTGCTGCTGCTGACCAGCGCCTGCAACTCCACCAGCATCGGGCGCGTGCCTTCCATGCAGGCCACGACGACCGACCCGGCCACGCCAACCGGACGCTGCTCCAGAAACAGCGCCGACGGATTGCTCACCGGCACAAGTCCCGCGCCGGTCATCTCAAACAGACCGAGTTCGTTGGTGGCACCAAAACGGTTTTTGGTCGCACGAATGAGGCGGTGGTTATGGTGGCGCTCCCCCTCGAAGTAGATGACGGTATCCACAATGTGTTCGAGCGTCTTCGGCCCGGCCAGAACGCCATCCTTGGTGACGTGCCCGATGAGAAAAATGGGAATGCCCTGCTGCTTGGCAATCAGCAGGCACTGCCCGGCGGTTTCGCGCACCTGGGAAACACTGCCCGGTGCACTGTCCAGCCGTTCGGAGTAGGCCGTTTGTACGGAATCCACCACGATGAGCGTCGGTTTGAGGTCCGTGACCACCTCCCACACGCGCTCCAGACAGGTTTCCGGCAACAGGTGCAGGTCGCCCGGACGCAGGCCCAGCCGGTCGCCCCGCAGCTTGATCTGCCGCTCGGATTCTTCCCCGCTGACGTAGAGCACCCGTTCCCCGGCGGCGCTCAAACCGGCGGCCATCTGAAGCAGCAGCGTGGATTTGCCAATGCCCGGGTCGCCGCCGATGAGGAGCAGGCTCCCCGGCACAATGCCACCGCCCAAAACACGGTCCAGCTCGGCGATGCCGGAGGAAAGGCGCGCGTCATCCTGGCTCGGAACCTGCTCGTAGCGCGTCGGCGCAATTTTTGCCTTTGCGCCTTTGCCGGACGCCCCGCCCAGCCCACGCGCCAGCGCCGCCGCCGAAAGCGTGCTGTCTTCGCGTTCCTCGACCAGCGAGTTCCACGCACCACAGTCCGGGCAGCGCCCCAGCCACTTTCGGCTCTGGTAGCCACACTGCTGGCAGGTGTAAACGGTTTTTTCTTTCGGCATGGCGGCTTGCTTCCGGCGCCTGATTTCAGCGATGAACCACTGGCCCGATTCCAAAGCTTTTCACGAACCCGTGCTTTCCGACAACGCCCCGTAACCGATGCGCCTTTCCGACCTGCACTACGACCTTCCCCCGGAACGCATCGCCCAGCACCCCTGCGAACCACGTGACCAGGCGCGCCTGCTCGTGCTGGACCGACGCACCGGCGCACTTGAAGATGCACACGTCAAGGACCTTCCCCGCTGGCTGTGCGCTGGCGATGTTCTCGTACTCAATGATACGCGCGTCTTCCCGGCGCGACTCATCGGCCGGCGCGAACCGACCGGCGGACTCGTCGAGGTGTTCCTGGTACGTGAAACCGCCCCGCAAACCTGGACGGCGCTCGTCAAACCCGGACGCCGGGTGCGCGTCGGCGACCGTCTCACCTTCGGTCAGGACGAGCTGCGGGGTGTTGTCACGGGCCGGCTGGAAGACGGACGCCGTACGATTGCTTTTACCTGTGAGGGTGATTTTTTTGCACTGCTCGACCGGATCGGGCGCACGCCGCTACCGCCCTACATTGCCCGTGAAGCCGACACCCCGTCCGACCGGGAACGATACCAGACGGTCTATGCCGCCACGCCCGGCTCGATTGCGGCCCCGACGGCCGGCCTGCACTTCACGCCGGAGCTGCTCTCCACTCTGGCTGCCCAGGGCGTGGAGATTGTCAAGCTGACCCTGCACGTGGGTTACGGAACGTTTCAGCCCGTCCGCACGGAAAACCTGGCGGCGCACCGCGTCGAACCGGAAGTCTATGTCGTGCCGGAAGCCACAGCGCAGCGCGTCAATGCGGCCAAGCGCGAAGGCCGCCGGGTCATCGCCGTCGGAACGACCTCGACGCGCACACTTGAAACCGTTGCCCAGGACGGCGTGGACGGCAACGTTGTCCGTGCCGGTCAGGGCATGACGGATTTGACGATTGTGCCGGGCTTCCGCTTCCGGGTTCTCGACGGACTGCTCACCAACTTTCACCTGCCGCAGTCGTCCCTGCTGGCGCTGGTCGTCGCCTTCGGCGGCTATGAACCTGTCATGTGCGCCTACCGTCATGCTGTGGCTGCCGGCTACCGGTTTTACAGCTATGGCGACGCCATGCTGCTGATATGATTCGGCGTTGCCACAATCTCTCTGAAACCCTTACAGTCTGCCCACGTTTGTAGCGTTGGCAATACTCAATCATCCTTTCTGTCCGAGGTTTCCCGCCTTATGAAGTTCGCCTTTTTGCGTGGGCTGGCCAGTGTTTGTCTGGCAACCGCCCTGTGCCTGCCAAGTCCCCTGCTGCTTGTGGTCGTCAAGGCCGACACGCCGGCCAAAACCATCGCCCTGCCGCCTGGCGTCACGCGCGTCACGAGTGTGGAAGGCATCACCGAGTACCGTCTGGAAAACGGGCTGCGGGTGCTGCTCTTCCCCGACGAATCCAAGCAGACCATCACCGTCAACATCACCTATCTGGTCGGTTCGCGTCATGAAAACTACGGCGAAACCGGCATGGCGCACCTGCTGGAACACCTTGTGTTCAAGGGCACCCCACGCCACCCGGACATTCCCAAGGAACTGACCGAGCGTGGCGCACGCCCGAACGGGACCACCTGGCTTGACCGCACCAACTACTTCGAGACCTTCCAGGCAACCGAAGACAACCTCCGGTGGGCGCTCGATCTGGAAGCCGACCGCATGGTGAACAGCTTCATTGCCAAGAAAGACCTCGATTCGGAAATGACCGTCGTGCGCAACGAGTTTGAGGCCGGGGAAAACAGTCCCTACCGGGTGCTGCTGCAACGCACGCATGCGGTGGCCTACGACTGGCACAACTACGGCAAAGCGACGATTGGCGCGCGGGCGGACATTGAAAACGTCCCCATCGAGCGGTTGCAGGCGTTCTACCGGAAGTATTACCAGCCGGACAACGCCGTGCTGCTCGTGGCCGGGAAGTTCGACGAAGAAAAGACCCTGAAGATGATTCACGAGTATTTCGGCCCCATCCCGAAACCCACCCGCGTGCTGGAGCCGACCTACACGCTCGAACCAACCCAGGATGGCGAACGTACCGTGACCATCCGGCGCGTGGGCGATACCAAGGTCATCCTCGTCTGCTACCACGTGCCGGCGGCGGCACATCCCGACAAACCGGCCGTACAACTGCTCGCCGGCGTCATTGGCGATACCCCAAGCGGACGGCTCCACAAGGCGCTGGTCGAAACCAAAAAAGCCGCCTTTGTGCAGGGCTTCAGCTTCGATACCAAAGAGCCGGGGCTGGTCAATTTTGCGGCCATTTTACCGACCAGTGCTGACATCGAAGCCGTCCGTCAGACCCTGCTGGCGACCATTGAAGAAACTGCCGGCAGCAAGCCGCCGACGGCTGAAGAAGTGGAACGCATCCGGCGGCAGTACCTGGTCAGCATCGAACAGACCCTCAACAACTCCGAGCGGCTGGGGCTGGAACTCAGCGAGTGGATTGCTGCTGGCGACTGGCGGCTCTTTTTCCTCAATCGGGACCGGCTCAAGGCCGTCACGGTTGAAGACGTACAACGGGTGGCCAGAACCTACCTCAAGCCCGACAACCGGACGGTCGGCATGTTCATTCCGACTGACAAGCCCGACCGGGCCGAAATCCCGCCGACGCCGGACATCACGGCGCTTCTGGCTGATTACAAAGGAAGTGCGGCTGTTGCTGCCGGTGAAGCCTTTGACCCCACCCCGGAAAACATCGAAGCGCGATCCATCCTGCCCAAAGCCCAGGGTGGTTTACAGATGGTGCTGCTGCCGAAAAAGACCCGTGGCAATACGGTAACGTTGACGATGTCCATCCGGTTGGGCAATGAGCAGGCCCTGCGCAACCAGCGGGAAGTCGGATTCTTTGCCGGAGCCATGCTCGACCGTGGCACGAAGAAGAAAACCCGGCAGCAGATCAGCGATGAATTCGACCGCCTCAAGGCACAGGGGGGCGTTTTCGGCAGCGCCAGGCAAGCTAATTTCAGTGTCACGACAACCCGCGAGCATCTCGCGGACGTCATGCGGCTGGGCGCGGAAATTCTGCGGGAGCCATCGTTCCCGGAAAGCGAGTTTGAGCAGCTCAAACAGGAGAGCATTACCAGCACCGAGCAAAACCGACGTGAACCAACCAGCGTGGCCGCCCGCGCCTTTTCACGCCACATCAACCCTTATCCCAAAGAAGATGTACGCTATACCCCTCTGCCAGACGAGGAGATCGAACGCATCAAGGCCGTGACGCTGGACGATGTCAAACGCTTCTATGAAACGTTTTATGGCATCTCCAACGCCCAGATGGCCGTCGTCGGGGACTTCGATCCGGCTGAAGTTGAAAAACTGGCGACGGAACTCTTCGGCGGCTGGACGGCCAAAACCCCCTTTGTACGTCTGGAAAGCCGGTTTCGTCCCATTCCGGCTGCCGATGAGACCTTTGAGACGCCAGACAAAGCCAATGCCTTCTTCATTGCCGGCATGCCGCTTGAAATGCGCGATGATGACCCGGACTACCCGGCGCTGGCGCTCGCCGTGTACATTTTCGGCGGTGGTTTCCTGAACTCCCGCCTGGCCGTCCGCATCCGGCAGAAAGAGGGCATCAGCTACGGCATCGGCGCCGGGTTGCAGGTTGGTTCACTGGACCGCCTGGGCACATTCACCGTCTCGGCCATTTACGCGCCACAAAATCTGGCCCGTCTGGAAGCGGCCTTCAAAGAGGAAGTCGAGCGTGCCGTGCGTGAGGGCTTCACAGCCGAGGAGGTCGAAACCGCCAAGACGGGCTACCTGCAGGGTCAGCAGGTGTCGCGGGCGCAGGACCGGGAACTGGCGTCAAGACTGGAGAGCTATCTCTATCTCGGACGACGTCCCACTTGGGACGCTGAATTCGAGGCCAAAATCAAGGCCCTGACGCCGGAACAGGTCTCGGCGGCCTTTGCCAGGTACATCAGCTATGAGCGGATGAGCCGCTTCAAGGCCGGCGACTTTGCCAAGGCCAAGGAAAAAGCGGCACAGCCGTAAGGCCCTGGCCAGCAGCCTGCCCAACCGTCCCGCAACCATCCCCTGCCAGGGTTTGGTTTGCCAAACCCTGGCAGGGCACACCACCGGGCAGGAATTCCCTGGAACTCGCTTTGATGGTCGTCGTGTGTGAAGGCAGATGACTTCACGCTGTGGGCAGCCCTGGTGCCCGCACGGTCAGGCTGCCACAAGTTTTTCCATGTTGAGGCTCAACACCATGTCGTCCACCTTGTTGTCGTTCACTCCCGTTTCCCACAGTCCGGCGCGGCTGATTCGGCGTTTCTGCCAGACTCTGTTGACGCTGGCGCTTCCACTGTCGCTCGCAACGGCCGCACTGGCGGCCGATACCCGGCCGGTGGAGGACGCACCGGCCGGACAGGGGCCGCAAACGCCCAGCGCGTCACCGGCTGAACCCCGGACGCCCGGCATCTACCTGGGTGTCTTTCCACAAACGCTTTCCGAGCAGCAGGCAGCAGACCTTGGCGTATCACCGGCCCAGGGGGTACATCTGATGAAGGTCATTCCCAACAGTCCGGCGGACAAAGCCGGGCTTCAGCGTGGCGATGTGATCGTTTCCATCAACGGTCAGCCGGTCGTCAACGTCGAGCACTTCCGGGACCTGCTGCGCAAACAGACGCCGGGACAGGCCATGACGCTGGGCATCGTCCGCAACAAACAGCTCAACACGGTCACAGTCGTGCCGGAAAAGCCGCAGGTCAGCGTCATGACGCTGCCGGACGGACCATTTTCCATCACCGTCCACCCGCCACTTGACGCCGCACAGCTCCAGGAAATTAAGGAGATGGCTGAGCAGATGCGCAGGCAGGGTGAACAATTACGGGAAAAACTCAAGCCGCAACCGGAATTTTTCACCTTCTCAGTGAGCGACCGGGGACGGCTCGGTATTCGGACGCAGCCGCTGTCCGAACAGCTTGCGCGCTACTTCGGCGCACCTGGCGGTCTGTTGATTACAGAAGTGAGACCCGGCTCGCCGGCGGACAAAGCCGGTCTGCGCGCGGGAGATTGCATCCTCAAAATCGGCGACCGGGAAGTGCGCAGCAGCCGCGACCTGCTCCAAGAGTTGCGCCAGGTTGAAACCGGTGACGTCAAGTTGACGCTCATCCGTGACAAACAACCGCTGGTTGTCACCCTGAAACCGGAGCCGTGCGCTCCGCAGGGCGCTTACCGGTACGATTTCCGTGTACCGTTGAACGGAACCATCACGCTGTCCCCTTACGTGCAAGTCTGGTGGGGAACGCTCACTCCGGGTCTGATGTGAGCACGGGCACAGGGCACTATGATGCCGGGTCGGGGGAAATTCCTCCGGCCCGGCAGTTTTGTGTCCGGCGGTTTTTGTCAGGCTTTACGCCGCCGGTTCGGCCAACGCGGCTTCAATGGCCTTTGTCAGCTCATCCGACATCGGATCAACGCTTGATGGAAACACCGCCCGCAGCTTGCCATCCCGTCCGATGAGATACTTCTGAAAGTTCCAGCGGACTTCGCCGGCCAGCTTTTCATTGCCCCCGCCAGAGGTGAGGTACTGGTAAAGCGGGTGCTTGTTCGGTCCCTTGACGGTGATTTTCGAGAACATATCGAACTGCACACCATAGTTTGAGGTGCAGAATTCCTTGATTTCCGCATCCGTGCCCGGCTCCTGGGCGCCAAAGTCATTCGATGGGAAACCCAGCACACGCAGCCCCCTGGCACGGTACTTCTGGTTGAGGGCTTCGAGTCCCTTGTACTGCGGCGTGTACCCACAGCGGGAGGCGACATTGACGATGAGCAGGACGTTGCCCTTGTACGTACACAGGTTGATGTCCTTGCCATCAATGCTCTTCATCGTGAAGTCGAGCGCCGGTGGGCAGCCGGGCGTAGGATTGGGATTCGTGTCAGCAGGGCTGGTCACAGGTGAGGTACCTCCTTCGGGTTGGGACGTTGCGGATGACCGCGCCGGGTCGGCCGCGGCCATGCAGCCAGCGCCGAGCAACGCCGTCAGCGCCAGTGAAAACAACATATTTCGGTTCATGACGAACTTCCTCAGCAACCGAATCCGGCATCGTCGGGGGGATTCGGCAGGTTTGACGCCGGTGGGCCGGCCGCAATGTGCTTCGGTGGACGCAAACCTGACCGTACGTTTGCCCCCAGTTGGCTTTCTAAAGCCTCTGACTTGAGCAAGACGTACGTGCCGTGCCGGCTTATGCTTTGGGCAATAGAGAGTAGGGCTTGTTGGTCTTTGAGTGGAAGGGAAGCAGAGCGATGCAGGTGGACTCTCGCGCCAATTTGCAGCCAGGAGACCACTTTTGAAGCAAATGCTTGCTGGCTGTGGCGTAGTTATGGTTCGGGTGGATTTGCCAAAGTAGCCTTGGGTGAAAACGCGGGATGAGACCAGCATCCCGCGTTTGGCATCCCGTGTTTTGTCCCGGCATCCTTGGGTGTGGTTGCGCTTCAGGTGCTGACAGATGGCCCCCTTGGGGCACGTTCTTGCTGTGACTCTTGCGCTTGTGTTTGAGGATTCTGAGGCGGCCGGTCGTCATCGTCCGGGCCGTTTTCGGGCGGGGTGAGTGGTGTGGTACACGCGCTTGATCTCGGCGCCGCAGGCTTCGATCTGGCGGGTGTAAAAGTCGTACATCTCCAGCGATTGCTTGAGTTGGTCGAATAGCTTCCTGAACGAGGTTGCCTGGAGAGTGCCACCAACGGAAAAACATCGCAGCCGGAAACCATGTTGCAGCACGGGAGGCTTACGCCTGTGCGAGTTGTACGGCTTGCCTGCCGGCCGATTCTGAGTATGCTGTGGGTCAGATGACCGCATGGTATGCGCCGCAAATCTGTAAAGGTGTTAGCAGGCTAAGATGTCTTGCCTGCCCCGCCGCTGCCGCTAAAACCAACCGTTGGGCGGGCAACTTCCGAGCCAAAAAGTGTTAAAAGTGCAGTGTGAAAATCTATCTTGACCTTTGCGCCATTCAAAGACCGCTGGATACACCAAATCAGGTTCGGATAGTTTTGGAATCGGAAGCCATTTTAGGGCTGATAACCTATTGCGATAACGGTCAAGCAGAACTTCTTTCATCTGAAGCGCTGATTTATGAAAGCGAGCAAAGCAGTTTATCTGTCCGCAAGGAGCATACATTCGCAGTACTGGCAAAAGCCAGTCAAGTGACTGAAGTCACCGAAAACGAGAAAAAGCGGGCAGCGGAGTTTTTAGAACACGGGATTAAGCCACTTGATGCACCTCACTTGGCGTTAGCGGAAGCAGGAAAGGCAGATTATTTTTGCACATGTGATGACCGTCTGTTGCGGAATGCCCAAAAAATCGCCAACTTATCGGTAAAGGTCATTAATCCTGTGGATTTGGTTCAGGAGATCGAAAAATGCTTACAGAAGCAAGACCATTAGTAGAAATCAATCAGCAAGCCATTCGCTTACTCTATAAAGAGTTGGGCGTAGTAGATGCTGTCCGGTTTTTGAGACAATTTACGCAAGGGTATGGAAACTATGCCCAAGAGCGGGATAGTTTATTTGCGAATAAATCTTTAAATGATATTGCGCGCGAAATTGAGAAGCGGAGAAAAATGAATTAGAAATAAAGTGCAGGTCCCATGTAGGCAGGTTTGCGCTTTTTTCTAGCATAAGTTCTGTGTGGCCCCCTAACGCCGTTTGCAGCGGACAGTGGCTTCGCCGCTTCCTGGCATATGCCGCGAGCCAGCCGGGCAGTTTTTAGGCGAAGGTGTCTTGTCCGCCCCACCGCTGCCGCTAAGACCAACCGTTAGCCCGCTACGGTGAAGCGCAATGAGCAAATACATCCTTTTCGGAATCACATTAACAGCACTACTCTTGAGCAGATGTGCTTCCAATCCATAAAACAAAAGTGGGCTAACAAGCGCTTCCAGCCGACCACTTCGCTTACTTGCGCTCGCTTCGCGGCGGCTGAAGCGCGTGCCGTTGGGCGGCGTGTTGCAGCCGAGGGTCCGCTCGGTTCCGGTAGCAGCGTTCTGTTCTCCCTTGTATCTTGTGGACAAGATAACCAATCGTTCAGGCTGCGGCAGCCGACGAGTGAAAACGCGGGAGGTATTCAGCCTCCCGCGTTTTGCACCAATGCCTGGGGTGCCCGTTCAGACCTCCAGCTTGGCTTCGATCTGGGCCAGCTTGTGCCGGGCCAGCGCAAGGTTGCCGGTGTCTTTCTTGATGGCCACGTAGAGAAAAAGATTCGGCGCGCTTTTGAGCAGGCGGATGAGGTGATACTGGGTGTCGAGGGTGATGAGAATGTCCTCGATGGTTTCCTTGAGGTTGAGATTGGCCACGGCTTTCATTTTTGCCCGGACAACCTCGGTATTTGATGCCGCGGCAATTTCGAGATTGAAGGTGGGTGTGCCGCCAATCGTGCCAAGGCACATGCCGCTTTTCCAGTCGGCCAATGCCGCACCAATGGTGCCTTCAATTTCCATAACAGCGACGAGGGATTCCTTGATGTTGCCCATAGTGATGTTCTCCTGTGAAAGGTGTTCGGCCCGGGGGCCGGTGGGTTGAAAGGGTTCGACCGGAGGGCCGGATGTTTGGCCTTCCGGCGAAAGAAACTGTTCCCGAACCTGCTCATCCAGCATCTGGTGTGCATTCAGCAGCAGGTGGTCGAGGGGGATATGCACGTTTACCGGCTGCTTTTTGACAACGCCGGACATCTCGATTTCAGGCCGTGACCAACCGATGACCTCATAGACCGCCGCTTCACCTTCCCGGTGCTCAGTCCGGGCATTCACCAGCTCGCCTTCCTGGAAAATAAGTGTCGCAAGCTGTTGCCCCTGGCGGATGTTGAGCGTGCAGGTTTTGCGTTCGATATTGAGCAGTTGCAGGAAACTTGACAGGTTGATGCCCCGCAAAAAACCCGCGCTGCGCTTGGCCAGCGTGTTCTCGACGAGGCTGGCCAGCGCATGCAGATCAATAGGCTTTTCGATGTAACCAATGGCCCCGATTTCCCGGACGCGCTTCTCGATTTCGCTCGTTCCAAAGGCGGTCATCACAATCGCCGAAACCTGTGGCTGCTCCGACGCCACACAGGCCAGCAGTTGAAAGCCATCCATCACGGGCATCTTCAGGTCGGTCACAAGCAGGTCCACTCCCCCCTGACGGATGATCTCCAGCGCCTCTGCACCCTGGCTCGCCGTCAGAATCGTGATGCCGTCCAGAAGATTGGCAATCCCTTCGGAAACGCTGCTGAGGAACAGCTTTTCATCATCCACGATGAGCACGGTCGGCATTGGCTTTACCTGCACCACAGAACGGTCTGCCCAGTTGCAGTGCAAGCTCTGTGCCAGCACCGGAAAAACCCGTAAACCACTGAAAATCAGAGGTGTATCGGAAAAGCACCGGCTGACTTCGTGGCGCAGATGCCAGCCTGACGTGTCATTTTGAAAGGGGGGCTTCCAAATTGGCAGGGGATGCGGCAGCCGTGGGGCGCACCCCATATTCGGTCAACTTGCGCCGGAGCGTGGACAGGGAGATGTCCAGTGCCTGGGCCGTCGCCGTCAGGTTGCGGCCGCAGCGTTCAAACACGGCGAGGATGTGCTGCCGTTCGACATCAGCCAGACGCCGGAGGGGTTCCGCCGGGTGCGGCTGGGACGCCGCCGCCGGGTTGAAAATCAACCGGCACGGGAAAATGTACTGCCCGTCGTGGAGGATCAGGCTGCGTTCAATGAGGTTGCGCAGCTCGCGGACGTTTCCGGGAAACGTATATTCAGCCAGGCGCGCAATTTCGTCCTCCGGGATGTCCACGGCCCGTCCCGGCGCCAGGGTGGCGATGAAGTGCCGGCACAGGGCGGGTAAATCGTCGAGCCGTTCCCGCAGCGGCGGCAGGTGGATGTGGATGACATTCAGCCGGTAGTAGAGATCACGCCGGAACGTGCCCGCCGCAATGGCCTTTTCCGGGTCAACGTTGGTGGCGGCCAGAACGCGGACGGACACCGTGCGCTGCACTTCACTGCCCAGTCGGCGAATGGTTTGTTCTTCGAGCACGCCGAGCAGTTTGGATTGCAGCGCCAGCGGCATTTCGGTGATTTCGTCGAGAAACAGCGTCCCGCCATCGGCCAGCTCGAACAATCCCTTGCGGGTGGCTGTGGCCCCGGTAAAGGCCCCCTTTTCGACGCCAAACAGCTCGGCTTCGATGAGCGATTCCGGCAGGGCCGCGCAGTTGACGCTGATGAACGGTTTTTCGGCCAGACGCGAAGCATAGTGAATCGCCTTGGCGACGAGGCTTTTTCCCGTGCCCGTTTCACCGGTGATGAGCACCCGCGCTTCGGTTGCCGCCGCCCGTTCGATGAGGCGGTGGATGTCAGCAAAACGCGCCCCGGCGCCAACCAGCAGGGCCGTCCGGCTCTCCTGATGCGCCTGAAAACGGTGAACTTCCTCAACCTTTTCCAGCGCCGTCGTATGCAGCAGCCGCTCGACGGCCAGGATGACTTCCTCAATCTCAACGGGCTTGGAGAGATAGTCGTGAATGCCGGACTTGAGCGCCTGGACGGCATTTTCATAACTCGGAAACGCCGTCAGCAGCAGGATTTTCACGGCGTCATTTGACCGCAGAAGTTCCGGGACCAGCGCCAGTCCGCCGCCATCCGGCAGCTTGTTGTCGAGCAGTACGATGTCAAAGGGCATCCGGTGCAACAGTTGCCGCGCCGCCGCCAGGCTCGACGCCAGGGAAACCAAAAAACCCCGTCCGCTGAACACATCGGCCAGGGTTTCCCGAAACAAAGGCTCGTCA
This genomic window contains:
- a CDS encoding glutathione peroxidase: MNRNMLFSLALTALLGAGCMAAADPARSSATSQPEGGTSPVTSPADTNPNPTPGCPPALDFTMKSIDGKDINLCTYKGNVLLIVNVASRCGYTPQYKGLEALNQKYRARGLRVLGFPSNDFGAQEPGTDAEIKEFCTSNYGVQFDMFSKITVKGPNKHPLYQYLTSGGGNEKLAGEVRWNFQKYLIGRDGKLRAVFPSSVDPMSDELTKAIEAALAEPAA
- a CDS encoding PIN domain-containing protein, giving the protein MKIYLDLCAIQRPLDTPNQVRIVLESEAILGLITYCDNGQAELLSSEALIYESEQSSLSVRKEHTFAVLAKASQVTEVTENEKKRAAEFLEHGIKPLDAPHLALAEAGKADYFCTCDDRLLRNAQKIANLSVKVINPVDLVQEIEKCLQKQDH
- a CDS encoding M16 family metallopeptidase, with the translated sequence MKFAFLRGLASVCLATALCLPSPLLLVVVKADTPAKTIALPPGVTRVTSVEGITEYRLENGLRVLLFPDESKQTITVNITYLVGSRHENYGETGMAHLLEHLVFKGTPRHPDIPKELTERGARPNGTTWLDRTNYFETFQATEDNLRWALDLEADRMVNSFIAKKDLDSEMTVVRNEFEAGENSPYRVLLQRTHAVAYDWHNYGKATIGARADIENVPIERLQAFYRKYYQPDNAVLLVAGKFDEEKTLKMIHEYFGPIPKPTRVLEPTYTLEPTQDGERTVTIRRVGDTKVILVCYHVPAAAHPDKPAVQLLAGVIGDTPSGRLHKALVETKKAAFVQGFSFDTKEPGLVNFAAILPTSADIEAVRQTLLATIEETAGSKPPTAEEVERIRRQYLVSIEQTLNNSERLGLELSEWIAAGDWRLFFLNRDRLKAVTVEDVQRVARTYLKPDNRTVGMFIPTDKPDRAEIPPTPDITALLADYKGSAAVAAGEAFDPTPENIEARSILPKAQGGLQMVLLPKKTRGNTVTLTMSIRLGNEQALRNQREVGFFAGAMLDRGTKKKTRQQISDEFDRLKAQGGVFGSARQANFSVTTTREHLADVMRLGAEILREPSFPESEFEQLKQESITSTEQNRREPTSVAARAFSRHINPYPKEDVRYTPLPDEEIERIKAVTLDDVKRFYETFYGISNAQMAVVGDFDPAEVEKLATELFGGWTAKTPFVRLESRFRPIPAADETFETPDKANAFFIAGMPLEMRDDDPDYPALALAVYIFGGGFLNSRLAVRIRQKEGISYGIGAGLQVGSLDRLGTFTVSAIYAPQNLARLEAAFKEEVERAVREGFTAEEVETAKTGYLQGQQVSRAQDRELASRLESYLYLGRRPTWDAEFEAKIKALTPEQVSAAFARYISYERMSRFKAGDFAKAKEKAAQP
- the queA gene encoding tRNA preQ1(34) S-adenosylmethionine ribosyltransferase-isomerase QueA, coding for MRLSDLHYDLPPERIAQHPCEPRDQARLLVLDRRTGALEDAHVKDLPRWLCAGDVLVLNDTRVFPARLIGRREPTGGLVEVFLVRETAPQTWTALVKPGRRVRVGDRLTFGQDELRGVVTGRLEDGRRTIAFTCEGDFFALLDRIGRTPLPPYIAREADTPSDRERYQTVYAATPGSIAAPTAGLHFTPELLSTLAAQGVEIVKLTLHVGYGTFQPVRTENLAAHRVEPEVYVVPEATAQRVNAAKREGRRVIAVGTTSTRTLETVAQDGVDGNVVRAGQGMTDLTIVPGFRFRVLDGLLTNFHLPQSSLLALVVAFGGYEPVMCAYRHAVAAGYRFYSYGDAMLLI
- a CDS encoding response regulator, with product MPTVLIVDDEKLFLSSVSEGIANLLDGITILTASQGAEALEIIRQGGVDLLVTDLKMPVMDGFQLLACVASEQPQVSAIVMTAFGTSEIEKRVREIGAIGYIEKPIDLHALASLVENTLAKRSAGFLRGINLSSFLQLLNIERKTCTLNIRQGQQLATLIFQEGELVNARTEHREGEAAVYEVIGWSRPEIEMSGVVKKQPVNVHIPLDHLLLNAHQMLDEQVREQFLSPEGQTSGPPVEPFQPTGPRAEHLSQENITMGNIKESLVAVMEIEGTIGAALADWKSGMCLGTIGGTPTFNLEIAAASNTEVVRAKMKAVANLNLKETIEDILITLDTQYHLIRLLKSAPNLFLYVAIKKDTGNLALARHKLAQIEAKLEV
- a CDS encoding PDZ domain-containing protein gives rise to the protein MSSTLLSFTPVSHSPARLIRRFCQTLLTLALPLSLATAALAADTRPVEDAPAGQGPQTPSASPAEPRTPGIYLGVFPQTLSEQQAADLGVSPAQGVHLMKVIPNSPADKAGLQRGDVIVSINGQPVVNVEHFRDLLRKQTPGQAMTLGIVRNKQLNTVTVVPEKPQVSVMTLPDGPFSITVHPPLDAAQLQEIKEMAEQMRRQGEQLREKLKPQPEFFTFSVSDRGRLGIRTQPLSEQLARYFGAPGGLLITEVRPGSPADKAGLRAGDCILKIGDREVRSSRDLLQELRQVETGDVKLTLIRDKQPLVVTLKPEPCAPQGAYRYDFRVPLNGTITLSPYVQVWWGTLTPGLM
- the radA gene encoding DNA repair protein RadA; this encodes MPKEKTVYTCQQCGYQSRKWLGRCPDCGAWNSLVEEREDSTLSAAALARGLGGASGKGAKAKIAPTRYEQVPSQDDARLSSGIAELDRVLGGGIVPGSLLLIGGDPGIGKSTLLLQMAAGLSAAGERVLYVSGEESERQIKLRGDRLGLRPGDLHLLPETCLERVWEVVTDLKPTLIVVDSVQTAYSERLDSAPGSVSQVRETAGQCLLIAKQQGIPIFLIGHVTKDGVLAGPKTLEHIVDTVIYFEGERHHNHRLIRATKNRFGATNELGLFEMTGAGLVPVSNPSALFLEQRPVGVAGSVVVACMEGTRPMLVELQALVSSSKYGTGRRTVEGVEPNRVALLIAMLEKRAGLHMLGDDVFVNVAGGLTLAEPAADLGIVAALASSFRNTAVDPTTVVFGEVGLAGEVRATSQPAMRLREVAAMGFARVVMPAGNVPGLEWPDGLEVIGVRSVLEALDVLF